TTTTGACGGCACTCAATACTCCTCTGGAGGATGAGGGAGAATCGTTGGCTGAGACGCTCCGGGTCCGCGTTGCTGAAGCGCAGGCCAGGTTCCGTAAGGGCTGAGACCCACCGGGGTTCGTTGCATCGGGCCGCCCTCGGGCGCCCTTCTCGTTCCTAAGCCTTCCCCTGGTCCGCCGACCCGGTCTAGGGCTTTCATCCTCCGCGTGGCGCAATTGGCAGACGCGCTCGCTTTAAAAGCTTGTTGGTTGCCGGTTCGAAGCCGGCCGCGGAGACCAATGCGGCCAATGAGAAGCCGACCCGGAAGGGTCGGCTGAATTCAAGTGAGCGAGAAGCCCAGGGCTACTGCCTTTTCAACGTTGACCTGGCGCGCGTGCATCTTCGAGAAGCGCACTTCGCCTTGGTCTGACACGACATACCGGTGGTAGCCGCCTTCACCGTAGATGACGGGCTCGGCGACGATGTCTCGGATGCCTGCAGCGGGCTCCAGCGGGTCCAGAGCTTGAAGCTCCTGCCAAGCCGTCAGCAAGACATGGAACCCGTAGCGCTGATTGGGATTGGCCAGTTGAGCCTTTCGCCAGGCGTCACCCTCCATCTCGACCATCCGTTCGAAAGTCTGCTTTTCCGCAATGTGCAAGTCGATGCTCCTTTGTTTTCCTGCGTCGTGTAGCCATTGGCCGGCCTCCCGTACCGCACCCACGTGGCGCCACATCGCGCCTGAGCAAGCGCGGCCGGACTGCTTGCAAGGCCTCCCCTATACGCCGTAGGCCAACTCACAACGCTACACCATGACCAAAAAGAAACCTTCCGCTCCCGTGACCGCACCACGCAACGCCGCAGCCAAGCCTCCGAAGGCGCCGGAGCGCGCCAAGCCGACCACCCTCGAGCAGGCCCAGGAAATCCTCGCCCAGCGACGTAGCGCGGTGGACGCAGCCATTGCTGCCACCTCGACGGCGCGAGCCGAAACGCAGGAGGCTACCAGCCTCCTTCGCGTTGCCGTGCGCGATGAGAAGTACGCAGAGGCGGCACGGCTCAAGAACCTGCGCGATAACGGCGAGCAGGTCATCGGCCAGCTTCGCGCAACCGAAACTGCCGCTCGCACCGCGTTCGGTGAGGCGCTCCAGGATGCAGAAAACCTGTTTTTTGCGGACCAAGGCGACTTCTCGGAGCAGGTGCGCCTCTGCCGCGTCGTCGTTGCCGACCCTGTGACCGGCGCGACCGACAGCGAGGTCTACACAGACTCCAGCGAGACCATCCAGCTGCGCCTCGGCGACGAGCGCAACCAGCAGTTCGAATCGGAGGCCTACCATGTCAGTGAATGGGCCGCTCAGCACGGCTACTTCGTGAAGGTCTTCGAGACCAACGTTCGCGTCTGACCATTCCAGAGGACCTTCGGGTCCTCTTTTTCTTTCTCGTGTCACTACACCCTTTGGGTCCCTCGTAAGCCAACCAGCAGCGAGGACCCGTTCACCTCCTTCAAATGGACTCATCATGAAACTGAAATCGTCTACCGAAACCATGTTGACGCTCAACGTTGAGCTCAATGCCGCCGAAGGCGGCGAAGATGCGGCCCTCTTGGTCGAAGACCAAGCTCGCATTCTGTCGAACCACATCGTCCGCGCCGGCGGGAAGGTTCATCACGTCTCCCGCGCCAAGGGCTGACTCAACCTCGAGGTTGTGGTCAGCGAAGCGCTCGCAGCAGACCTGAGCCTCGAAGCCGGCGGCCACCGCTGGCAACGTGTCCCGCCCACGGAAAGGCGCGGAAGGGTGCACAGTTCAACTGTCACCATTGCCGTTCGGCAAACGAGCAAGCTGGCCTTCGTTCTCGACGAGGCTGAGCTCGATGAGCGGTTTAAGCGCTCCACCGGACCAGGTGGCCAGCACCGGAACAAGTCCGACTGCTGCGTGGTCCTCACTCACCGCGCGACCGGCATCACCGTTACCGTCGATTCCCGCTCTCAGGCCGACAACCGGCGCGAGGCGCGGGTGGAAATGGCCCGGCGCTTGAAGCAGTTGTGGGACTCCGGTCTGTCGGCCGCGGCCGCCTCGGACAAGCGGCGCCAGGTCGGCACCGGCCAACGCGGGGACAAAGTTCGCACATACAGCGCGCAGCACGGCATCGTCACTGACCACAGGACTGGGCGCAAGGCGCCACTGGAGGCAGTTCAGGCCGGCAGACTGGACTTGCTGAGGTAAGTCGCCCATCGGGCCCAGCTAAAACCACTTGCTTCACAGGGGACGGGCGCCGCCGCTTGGCGCCTTTTCCCCTCAATCTGCGATGACCCAGCCTACCCTGAACCTGCACGCCATCCTCACGCGTACGTCCCG
This window of the Variovorax sp. PBL-H6 genome carries:
- a CDS encoding peptide chain release factor-like protein — translated: MVSEALAADLSLEAGGHRWQRVPPTERRGRVHSSTVTIAVRQTSKLAFVLDEAELDERFKRSTGPGGQHRNKSDCCVVLTHRATGITVTVDSRSQADNRREARVEMARRLKQLWDSGLSAAAASDKRRQVGTGQRGDKVRTYSAQHGIVTDHRTGRKAPLEAVQAGRLDLLR